DNA from Actinomycetota bacterium:
TTCCGCGAGACCTCCAAGGACACGGACGGCGAGCGGCTCGTGTTCGAGCTCGAGCTGCCACCCGGCGGGCGCGTCCCCGGAGGGCACGTACACCCCTCGCAGGAGGAGCGGTTCGATGTGCTGAACGGGACGATGCGCTTTCGTAAGGGAATGCGGCGCGTGACGGCGGAGCCCGGGGACTCCGTCGTCGTGCCGGCAGGGACGTCGCACCGGTTCGCCAACGTCGGCAATGACACGGCGCGGATCCGGGTGGAGGTCCGTCCTGCGCTCGAGATGGAGCGCCTGTTCGAGACGGTCGCCGCGCTCGCGCGCGAGGGACGCACCTTCGCGAATGGCATGCCGAAGCCGTTCGAGCTCGCGCTGTTCATGCGCCGGTTCGACGACGAGGTGCGCGCGCCGATCGCGCCGGGCGTCGTTCGGATCGCGACGTCGCCTCTCGCGTGGCTCGGCAGGCGGCGTGGTCTCGACCGAAGGTACGGGCTTGCGGACCTGTCCGACCTCCGGATGACTCGGCCCACGCCGGTTCGCCCGCAGGCGGCGATGAGCGATCGGCGGGTGGGAAGCACGCACCCGTCACCGACGCGTCCGGGCTGGCGAGTGAAGCGCGACGAGTAGCTGTTGATGGGCGGCGCGGGCAGTACC
Protein-coding regions in this window:
- a CDS encoding cupin domain-containing protein, whose amino-acid sequence is MANRGLILDNPLSGERFFFRETSKDTDGERLVFELELPPGGRVPGGHVHPSQEERFDVLNGTMRFRKGMRRVTAEPGDSVVVPAGTSHRFANVGNDTARIRVEVRPALEMERLFETVAALAREGRTFANGMPKPFELALFMRRFDDEVRAPIAPGVVRIATSPLAWLGRRRGLDRRYGLADLSDLRMTRPTPVRPQAAMSDRRVGSTHPSPTRPGWRVKRDE